In Geminocystis sp. NIES-3709, a single genomic region encodes these proteins:
- a CDS encoding DUF3038 domain-containing protein, producing MNEEQENLIDVEKVNNTPHKIKLIYLGILALGINLDSKVIPKSKSELDILIEYLVELLQKNDELIRRACSLLEQIDNSENVNYYYGTVKDYLDKFLFLAESDPVLSIEITSEEKNIIPLKVLTDLLFYGTNSGKLFLKQQLQCL from the coding sequence ATGAATGAAGAACAAGAAAACTTAATTGATGTAGAAAAAGTTAACAATACTCCTCATAAAATAAAACTAATTTATTTAGGAATTTTAGCATTAGGTATTAATTTAGATTCCAAAGTTATTCCTAAAAGTAAATCAGAATTAGATATATTAATTGAGTACTTAGTAGAATTATTACAAAAAAATGATGAATTAATCAGAAGAGCTTGTTCTTTACTAGAACAAATTGATAACTCTGAAAATGTTAATTATTATTATGGTACGGTAAAAGATTATTTAGATAAATTTCTTTTTTTAGCAGAATCTGATCCAGTTTTAAGTATAGAAATTACCTCAGAAGAAAAAAATATTATTCCTTTAAAAGTATTGACTGATTTACTTTTTTATGGAACTAATTCAGGCAAATTATTTTTAAAACAACAATTGCAATGTTTGTAA
- a CDS encoding GspE/PulE family protein: MTQTPISSSTQKQEKLRTALVSPDYFNPFGNKLIQSGFINKEQLKNALVEVRKTKKPLVKVLEQLTQRALSPELVRQYKQHHLFELKILYGVDCVDPESEDIASEHMTELIESLVPIQVCRRHKLLPLQRIDGEPPMLVIAMVNPDDLQALDDVKQLLRSKGLGLQRIVITEEDYDKLLQKYYEEEKERQKIQEAQKQKKELDRLGDVSDIVGDLGDHALDDADQEGGDDLASSSEANQAPIIELVNKILIKAIQEGASDIHVEPQEENFRVRLRKDGVLRQYFTLPKHIIPAVTARFKIMGELDISERRLPQDGKIRRKFQGRTVDFRMNTLPSRYGEKVCLRILDNSATQLGLDFLISDQETLTKVRDIASRPFGLILVTGPTGSGKSTSLYSVLAERNDPGVNISTAEDPIEYALPGITQVQVIREKGMNFASILRAFMRQDPDIILVGETRDAETAKTAIEAALTGHLVLTTLHTNDAAGAIARLDEMGVEPFMISGALLGVLAQRLMRRVCTQCREPYNPTREELARFGLSASNEESVTFYRAKALNGEALQTATNNGTVCIKCGGSGYKGRVGVYEFMVMSERLEKLINQGATTDMIKEAAVEEGMTTILAYSLNLVREGHTTLEEVERVTFTDSGLESELKAKRKTSLVCSNCNAELEQQWLDCPYCMTPRFSEHH; this comes from the coding sequence ATGACTCAGACCCCTATTTCTTCTTCTACTCAAAAACAAGAAAAATTAAGAACAGCTTTAGTTAGTCCTGATTATTTTAATCCTTTCGGCAATAAATTAATACAATCAGGATTCATTAATAAGGAACAATTAAAAAATGCTCTTGTGGAAGTCAGAAAAACGAAAAAACCTCTTGTCAAAGTTTTAGAGCAATTAACTCAAAGGGCATTATCCCCTGAATTAGTCAGACAGTATAAGCAACATCATCTTTTTGAACTAAAAATTCTTTATGGTGTTGATTGTGTGGATCCTGAGTCAGAGGACATAGCTTCCGAGCATATGACGGAGTTAATCGAGTCTCTTGTACCAATACAAGTATGTCGTCGTCATAAATTATTACCTTTACAACGTATTGACGGTGAACCTCCCATGTTAGTCATTGCCATGGTTAATCCTGATGATTTACAGGCTTTAGACGATGTGAAACAGTTATTAAGGTCTAAAGGATTAGGATTACAAAGAATCGTTATTACTGAAGAAGATTATGATAAATTATTACAGAAATATTACGAAGAAGAAAAAGAACGGCAAAAAATACAGGAAGCTCAGAAACAGAAAAAAGAGTTAGATAGATTAGGCGATGTTAGCGATATTGTCGGTGATTTGGGAGATCATGCCCTAGATGATGCTGATCAAGAAGGGGGAGATGATTTAGCCTCATCTAGTGAAGCCAACCAAGCACCAATAATTGAGTTAGTCAATAAAATTTTAATTAAAGCGATACAAGAGGGTGCTTCAGATATTCATGTTGAACCTCAAGAAGAAAATTTCCGGGTGCGGTTGCGTAAAGACGGTGTCTTGCGACAATATTTTACTCTTCCTAAGCATATTATCCCAGCCGTAACTGCTCGTTTTAAAATTATGGGAGAATTAGATATTTCTGAACGTCGCTTACCCCAAGATGGCAAAATTCGTCGAAAATTTCAAGGACGCACAGTTGATTTTCGGATGAACACTTTACCCAGTCGTTATGGAGAAAAAGTTTGTCTGCGGATTCTTGACAATTCTGCTACTCAGTTGGGTTTGGATTTTTTGATCAGTGATCAAGAGACATTAACTAAGGTGAGAGATATTGCAAGTCGTCCTTTTGGTTTGATTTTAGTTACAGGCCCTACTGGATCTGGTAAATCTACCAGTTTATATTCGGTTTTAGCAGAAAGAAATGATCCGGGGGTTAATATTAGTACAGCAGAAGATCCGATCGAGTATGCTTTACCTGGTATTACTCAGGTTCAGGTAATTCGAGAAAAAGGTATGAACTTCGCTTCTATTTTACGAGCATTCATGCGTCAAGATCCTGATATTATTCTTGTTGGAGAAACCAGAGATGCTGAAACTGCCAAAACTGCTATCGAAGCCGCTTTAACTGGCCACTTAGTCTTAACCACTTTACATACAAATGATGCCGCAGGTGCGATCGCTCGTTTAGATGAAATGGGAGTTGAACCTTTTATGATTTCTGGTGCATTACTAGGAGTCTTAGCACAACGTCTGATGCGCCGAGTTTGCACCCAATGTAGAGAACCCTATAATCCTACCAGAGAAGAATTAGCCCGTTTTGGACTATCTGCATCTAATGAAGAATCGGTGACTTTTTATCGTGCTAAAGCATTAAATGGAGAGGCTTTACAGACAGCAACAAATAATGGAACCGTTTGCATAAAATGTGGCGGTAGTGGTTATAAAGGACGGGTAGGAGTTTATGAGTTTATGGTTATGAGTGAAAGACTAGAAAAACTAATTAACCAAGGGGCAACCACCGACATGATTAAAGAAGCGGCTGTAGAAGAAGGTATGACGACTATTTTGGCTTATAGTCTCAATTTAGTTCGTGAAGGGCATACCACTTTAGAAGAAGTTGAAAGGGTAACATTTACTGATTCCGGTTTAGAATCTGAATTAAAAGCTAAACGAAAAACATCTTTGGTTTGTAGTAATTGTAATGCAGAACTAGAGCAACAGTGGTTAGATTGTCCTTATTGCATGACTCCTCGCTTTAGTGAACATCACTAA
- the queC gene encoding 7-cyano-7-deazaguanine synthase QueC: MLKSFIMSKKAIVLLSGGLDSATSAAIAKKEGYETIALSFRYGQRHAKELEIAQKLAPKLGIEKHYIIDVNLSLWGGSSLTDDNLSIPQDGLKPDEIPSTYVPGRNTVFIAIALSLAEATQAEAIYLGINAVDYSGYPDCRPEYLQAFQQLANLSSKVGIEGNPPQLIAPLVTLSKVEIVKKAIKLGVPIDETWSCYQGDEIPCGICDSCRIRDQALLQAGYVQ; the protein is encoded by the coding sequence ATCCTAAAGAGTTTTATCATGTCCAAAAAAGCTATTGTTTTGTTATCAGGAGGGTTAGATTCTGCTACCAGTGCTGCGATCGCAAAAAAAGAAGGATATGAGACAATTGCCTTATCATTTCGTTATGGACAAAGACACGCAAAAGAATTAGAAATTGCCCAAAAATTAGCCCCAAAACTAGGTATCGAAAAACATTATATCATTGATGTAAACCTCTCTTTATGGGGCGGATCCTCTTTAACTGATGATAATTTATCCATTCCTCAAGATGGCTTGAAACCTGATGAAATTCCCTCAACTTATGTACCCGGTAGAAATACTGTTTTTATTGCGATCGCTCTTTCCCTAGCAGAAGCAACTCAAGCTGAAGCCATTTATTTAGGCATTAATGCAGTTGATTATTCTGGTTATCCTGATTGTCGCCCCGAATATTTACAAGCCTTTCAACAACTGGCTAACCTCTCATCAAAAGTTGGTATTGAAGGAAATCCCCCTCAATTAATTGCACCTCTTGTAACCCTCTCAAAAGTCGAGATTGTTAAAAAAGCGATCAAGTTAGGTGTACCGATCGATGAAACATGGTCATGTTATCAAGGAGACGAAATCCCTTGTGGAATCTGTGATTCTTGTCGCATTCGTGATCAAGCCCTACTCCAAGCTGGTTATGTACAATGA
- a CDS encoding helix-turn-helix transcriptional regulator, translated as MNVSHSQKFVKEKTDLIPCTPHIIEKELIDTCKTQILSNDKAQRMAEFFSLLGDSNRLRILSILAQQELCVCDLAASLDMSESAVSHQLRTLKVMRLVAYQKIGRKVYYRLLDHHVLELYRSVAEHLDESEDN; from the coding sequence ATGAATGTTTCTCATTCCCAAAAATTCGTGAAAGAAAAAACTGACTTAATTCCTTGTACCCCTCATATCATTGAAAAAGAACTAATTGATACTTGTAAAACTCAAATTTTGAGTAATGATAAAGCACAGAGAATGGCAGAATTTTTCAGCTTATTGGGAGATTCTAACCGTTTGAGGATTCTTTCTATATTAGCTCAACAGGAATTATGTGTTTGTGATTTGGCGGCAAGTTTAGACATGAGTGAATCGGCTGTTTCTCATCAGTTAAGAACATTAAAAGTAATGCGTCTAGTAGCTTATCAAAAAATAGGAAGAAAAGTTTATTATCGTCTTTTAGATCATCATGTTTTAGAATTATATCGATCGGTTGCTGAACATTTAGACGAAAGTGAAGATAATTGA
- the nadC gene encoding carboxylating nicotinate-nucleotide diphosphorylase, whose product MPTPIPSPLILDKLLHDWLLEDIGRGDRTTDCLFPVESPVTKAYWIIKEEGVIAGLPIAEKVFQLLETNIKWQNLASEGEKLTQNTKIMEIEGKMKTLLTGERLALNLVMRLSGIATMARKYVEAIQDYPAKLVDTRKTTPGLRILEKYASGVGGAINHRMGLDDGIMIKDNHIQAVGSITKAIKLIRKTMPYPLSIEIETTNLQEVQEAILNQADIIMLDNMAVEDMKKAVSLIRQENPLIKIEASGNVTLVNIQNIAETGVDYISTSATITRSSWLDISMRFDR is encoded by the coding sequence ATGCCAACTCCTATTCCTTCTCCTTTGATTTTAGATAAATTATTACATGATTGGCTTTTAGAAGATATTGGACGAGGCGATCGAACTACCGATTGTCTTTTTCCTGTTGAATCTCCTGTTACTAAAGCCTATTGGATCATTAAAGAAGAAGGAGTTATTGCCGGATTACCTATTGCAGAAAAAGTTTTTCAATTATTAGAAACAAATATAAAATGGCAAAATTTAGCGTCTGAAGGAGAAAAACTGACACAAAATACCAAAATCATGGAAATAGAAGGGAAAATGAAAACTTTACTCACAGGAGAAAGACTTGCCCTTAATTTAGTCATGAGATTAAGTGGTATTGCCACAATGGCAAGAAAATATGTCGAGGCGATACAAGACTATCCAGCTAAATTAGTAGATACTCGCAAAACTACTCCCGGCTTAAGAATCCTCGAAAAATATGCTTCTGGGGTGGGAGGTGCTATAAATCATCGTATGGGATTAGATGACGGTATCATGATTAAAGATAACCATATTCAAGCGGTGGGAAGCATTACCAAAGCAATCAAACTCATCAGAAAAACCATGCCTTATCCTTTAAGTATTGAGATAGAAACGACTAATTTACAGGAAGTGCAAGAAGCTATATTGAATCAAGCAGATATTATTATGTTAGATAATATGGCAGTAGAAGATATGAAAAAAGCAGTATCCTTAATTCGACAGGAAAACCCCCTTATCAAAATAGAAGCCTCTGGTAATGTCACCCTTGTTAATATTCAGAACATTGCAGAAACAGGAGTTGATTATATTTCAACCAGTGCGACTATAACTCGATCGAGTTGGTTAGATATTAGCATGAGATTCGATCGTTGA
- a CDS encoding DUF4278 domain-containing protein: MKYRSNQYQSETSLLEMKESDIIGKYRGCQWNYKLPRHIPQLRPKLGLNYRGVSYSTCPNALPIMSGENLVTTIENYSNTSSKVYHYKLEDVHLQNLRRNLERRMKVAEENHNDYLLQMLRKESQELAMSN, encoded by the coding sequence ATGAAATATCGTAGCAATCAATATCAATCAGAAACATCTTTATTGGAGATGAAAGAGAGTGATATTATCGGTAAATATAGAGGTTGTCAATGGAATTATAAATTACCCAGACATATTCCTCAATTACGTCCAAAATTGGGTTTGAATTACCGTGGCGTTAGTTATAGTACTTGTCCCAATGCACTTCCTATTATGAGTGGTGAAAATTTAGTAACCACGATCGAGAACTATTCCAATACTTCTTCAAAAGTGTATCACTATAAATTAGAAGACGTACATTTACAAAACTTGAGACGAAATTTAGAAAGAAGAATGAAAGTTGCAGAAGAAAATCATAATGATTATTTGCTACAGATGTTAAGAAAAGAGTCTCAGGAATTAGCCATGAGTAACTAA
- the cbiB gene encoding adenosylcobinamide-phosphate synthase CbiB — protein sequence MNIIWLACILDYFIGDPWGWIHPVQVMGWIIQGYHQFIVDRVENKQWRKIAGVLLGLGLIIGSGGVTWLLIAVATKINYYGGIVVQVILLASCFAGKSLRQAAEDVLFYVKQDDLSQARYRLSFYVGRDTHNLSKDEILRAVLETVAENSVDGVTAPLFYALLGVFFPVIGCVPFAIGYKAVSTLDSMIGYKKEPFIDIGWFSAKLEDILTWLPCRLTVLTLGVLSGKPIQHITECKKYAYKDPSPNSGWSEAIYAVILRVQLGGENTYKGEKKYKPLLGKSEKQIDINSIEKALSLTRNCFFLWLSVITLIKKFLV from the coding sequence GTGAATATTATTTGGTTAGCTTGTATCTTAGACTACTTTATCGGTGATCCTTGGGGTTGGATTCATCCTGTACAAGTAATGGGATGGATTATTCAAGGTTATCATCAATTTATAGTCGATCGAGTGGAAAATAAACAGTGGCGAAAGATAGCAGGAGTTCTTTTAGGATTAGGATTAATAATTGGTAGCGGTGGAGTAACGTGGTTATTAATAGCAGTTGCTACCAAGATTAATTATTATGGTGGAATTGTTGTACAAGTAATTTTATTAGCTAGTTGTTTTGCCGGAAAAAGTTTGCGTCAAGCGGCGGAAGATGTGCTGTTTTATGTAAAACAAGATGATTTATCTCAAGCTCGTTATCGTCTTAGTTTTTATGTGGGTAGAGATACGCATAATTTATCTAAAGATGAAATTTTACGAGCAGTTTTAGAGACTGTGGCAGAAAATAGTGTTGACGGTGTTACAGCACCTTTATTTTATGCTTTGTTGGGGGTATTTTTTCCTGTTATTGGTTGTGTTCCTTTTGCAATCGGCTATAAAGCAGTAAGCACATTGGATTCGATGATCGGCTATAAAAAAGAGCCATTTATTGATATAGGTTGGTTTAGTGCAAAATTAGAAGATATTTTGACATGGTTGCCGTGCCGTCTCACGGTATTAACTTTGGGAGTTTTATCCGGTAAACCAATTCAACATATTACAGAATGCAAAAAATATGCTTACAAGGATCCTAGTCCCAATTCAGGATGGAGTGAAGCTATTTATGCGGTGATTTTAAGAGTGCAACTAGGAGGAGAAAATACTTATAAAGGAGAAAAGAAATATAAACCCTTGTTAGGAAAATCTGAAAAACAAATTGATATAAACTCGATCGAAAAAGCCTTATCCTTAACAAGAAATTGTTTTTTCTTATGGTTATCTGTGATCACCCTGATTAAAAAATTTTTGGTTTAG
- a CDS encoding DUF6515 family protein, with the protein MKNLTKKSFIFIFTIVLITVTIFSDAVYAGRRGGGGGSRVSGSRSGSVNRSSGSRSGSRGGGASPRVNSRTSVQNRGNFSNSSQSRQVNRSQNQGDRQANRSQNQTNRSQNQGDRQANRTQNQGNRQDNRSNNQSNRQDNRNQIQNDRQDNRGDRQNNRNENINNRQNNRQDFVNDNWYGGGWYGRGYYAPTGWGAWTAAVGFTTGVILGATVNSLPPYYDTVYVGSTSYIYSDGVYLEPVNDSYTVISPPVGVVVSYLPDGCTVFQENNVQYYDCGGIYYQTFYQNGSTVYQVVEF; encoded by the coding sequence ATGAAAAATTTGACAAAAAAATCTTTTATTTTTATTTTCACCATTGTCTTGATAACTGTAACTATTTTCTCCGATGCTGTCTATGCAGGAAGAAGAGGAGGCGGTGGTGGTTCAAGAGTCAGTGGTTCAAGAAGTGGTAGTGTAAATCGATCGAGCGGTTCAAGAAGTGGTTCAAGAGGAGGGGGTGCTTCTCCCAGAGTCAATAGTCGTACAAGTGTACAAAATAGAGGTAATTTTAGTAATTCTTCTCAAAGTCGTCAAGTTAACCGCAGTCAAAATCAAGGCGATCGTCAGGCTAACCGTAGTCAAAATCAAACCAACCGCAGTCAAAATCAAGGCGATCGTCAAGCTAACCGTACTCAAAATCAAGGTAATCGTCAAGATAACCGAAGCAACAATCAAAGTAATCGTCAAGATAATCGTAATCAAATTCAAAACGATCGTCAAGATAACAGAGGAGATCGTCAAAATAACCGTAATGAAAATATAAATAATCGTCAAAATAATCGTCAAGACTTCGTTAATGATAATTGGTATGGTGGCGGTTGGTATGGTAGAGGTTATTACGCACCAACGGGATGGGGTGCTTGGACTGCGGCGGTAGGATTTACCACAGGGGTAATACTGGGTGCAACAGTTAATTCACTTCCTCCTTATTACGATACTGTTTATGTAGGATCAACTTCTTATATCTATTCCGATGGAGTTTACTTAGAGCCTGTTAATGATTCTTATACGGTTATTTCTCCTCCTGTGGGAGTTGTGGTTAGTTATTTACCCGATGGCTGTACAGTTTTTCAAGAAAATAATGTTCAATATTATGATTGTGGTGGAATTTATTATCAAACTTTTTATCAAAATGGAAGTACCGTGTATCAAGTTGTTGAATTTTAA
- a CDS encoding biotin--[acetyl-CoA-carboxylase] ligase has protein sequence MEQITFNLPNNFSSLIVKQNTITGYVYDTLTSTNTQAWQLLSENISPPFVVIAKQQTAGKGQRGNIWRSSLGGLYLSMVLDLNLSIEYINHLTLWSISGIVSALNQWDIPVKIKWLNDLILQDKKLGGILCETKTEKKNIKTIVIGVGINYENSYPCNGISLNVFLTREKKSSIKSLHQLEEIVTFGILNGYEKYLKLGINDIVDNYNKSLYNLNEKVFLEKFKGEILGINNQGNLQIKLSSSGASSKINLSPQNYRISYHKSPEQFYIVTLSEIKV, from the coding sequence ATGGAGCAAATAACTTTCAATTTACCCAATAACTTTTCTTCTTTAATTGTAAAGCAAAATACCATTACTGGTTATGTTTATGACACTTTAACTTCTACCAATACCCAAGCATGGCAATTACTTTCAGAAAATATCTCCCCTCCTTTTGTGGTAATCGCTAAACAACAAACCGCAGGAAAAGGACAACGAGGTAATATTTGGCGATCGAGTTTAGGGGGATTATACTTGAGCATGGTATTAGATTTAAACTTGTCGATCGAATACATCAATCACTTAACGCTTTGGAGTATTTCTGGCATCGTAAGTGCATTAAATCAATGGGATATTCCTGTCAAAATAAAATGGTTAAACGACTTAATTTTACAAGATAAAAAATTGGGGGGAATTTTATGTGAAACTAAAACAGAAAAAAAGAATATTAAGACTATTGTAATTGGTGTAGGAATTAACTATGAAAATTCTTATCCGTGTAATGGTATTAGCCTAAATGTTTTTCTTACAAGAGAAAAAAAAAGTAGCATAAAATCATTACATCAATTAGAAGAAATTGTTACTTTTGGGATTTTAAATGGTTATGAAAAATATCTAAAATTGGGAATTAATGATATTGTTGATAATTATAATAAGTCTCTTTATAATCTTAATGAAAAAGTATTTTTAGAAAAATTTAAAGGAGAAATTTTAGGAATTAATAATCAAGGTAATTTACAAATAAAATTATCTTCTTCCGGTGCTAGTAGTAAAATAAATTTATCTCCTCAAAATTATCGTATTTCCTATCATAAATCTCCTGAACAATTTTATATAGTAACCTTAAGTGAAATAAAAGTTTAA
- a CDS encoding DUF2092 domain-containing protein translates to MIRFRIFFALIITITTTFILTEKIQAQNDDNSQSLITSEELLNQVCDFLKSKESFGVEMDITYDNLLNSGSKVQYSGYQSVVVKKPSFLQSNYIGDQGNRNFYYDGKTFTLFSPDFNVFSTQNAPSTLDELVNDIEEQYGFTVPMSNLFINNPCSVLLKATEKPLFIGSNLVNRKETDHLLIVTDDWDGQLWVSQDDPPLILKAIITYKNLPNSPQYTVLFSNWNFEPSITNETFKFTPNKDTTQIEMLPPSE, encoded by the coding sequence ATGATTCGTTTTCGCATCTTTTTTGCGTTAATAATTACCATTACCACTACTTTTATATTGACAGAAAAAATACAAGCTCAAAATGATGATAATTCTCAATCATTAATAACCAGCGAAGAATTATTAAATCAAGTTTGTGATTTTCTCAAAAGTAAAGAATCTTTTGGGGTGGAAATGGATATTACCTATGACAATCTCTTAAATTCAGGTTCAAAAGTTCAATATAGTGGCTATCAAAGCGTTGTAGTTAAAAAACCAAGTTTTTTGCAAAGTAATTATATTGGAGATCAAGGCAACAGAAATTTTTATTATGATGGTAAAACTTTTACCTTATTTTCTCCAGATTTTAACGTATTTTCTACTCAAAATGCTCCTTCCACTCTTGATGAATTAGTTAATGATATTGAGGAACAATACGGTTTTACAGTCCCTATGTCAAATTTATTTATTAATAATCCTTGTAGTGTTCTTCTTAAGGCAACAGAAAAACCCTTATTTATTGGTAGTAATTTAGTAAATCGAAAAGAAACTGATCATTTACTTATCGTAACTGATGATTGGGACGGGCAATTATGGGTTAGTCAGGATGATCCACCTTTAATTTTAAAAGCCATAATTACCTATAAAAACTTGCCTAATTCTCCTCAATATACAGTGTTATTCTCTAATTGGAATTTTGAACCTTCTATTACTAATGAGACTTTTAAATTTACTCCAAATAAAGATACTACGCAAATTGAAATGTTACCTCCTAGTGAATAA
- a CDS encoding DUF3887 domain-containing protein — protein MKISRFISVSCLSLFLGGIAYQSSSYAEKSDNQILISQANNQENSATLEAKGKKIIDLFFGEKFDSLSELFSPQLQKEISPDFIKQVWDNTQKRNGSFKNIEDTKIVFTPGSDLAVFTINFEKVTQDWIIIFNDDAEVIGVDIPTSLTIDEISQNFINSLGSGDYAKARIRLHPFLKERIFAEQLQTAWENFTRSKGEFKRITNTSVRNGSKSDDTDVVFLDVEFSQNKEQILIIFDSSKSIIGVDFIQ, from the coding sequence ATGAAAATCAGTAGATTTATTAGTGTTAGTTGTTTATCTCTCTTTTTAGGAGGGATAGCCTATCAATCTTCGAGTTATGCCGAGAAATCAGATAATCAAATATTAATTTCTCAAGCCAATAATCAAGAAAACTCTGCAACTCTTGAGGCAAAGGGCAAAAAAATTATTGATTTGTTTTTTGGTGAAAAATTTGATAGTCTCTCAGAATTATTTAGTCCTCAATTACAAAAAGAAATCTCTCCGGATTTTATTAAACAAGTGTGGGACAATACACAAAAAAGAAATGGTAGTTTTAAAAACATAGAAGATACTAAAATTGTCTTCACTCCCGGTAGTGATTTAGCTGTTTTTACCATTAACTTCGAGAAAGTTACTCAAGATTGGATTATCATTTTCAATGACGATGCAGAAGTAATTGGGGTAGATATTCCAACTTCTTTAACGATCGACGAGATTTCGCAAAACTTCATCAATTCTTTAGGTAGTGGAGATTATGCCAAAGCAAGAATACGCTTACATCCTTTTTTAAAGGAAAGAATTTTTGCGGAGCAATTACAAACTGCATGGGAAAATTTTACTCGAAGTAAAGGTGAATTTAAACGAATTACTAATACGAGTGTTAGAAATGGTTCAAAAAGTGACGATACTGACGTAGTATTTTTAGATGTTGAATTTAGTCAAAATAAAGAACAAATCTTAATTATTTTTGACAGTTCTAAGAGTATCATTGGGGTAGATTTTATTCAATAA
- the eno gene encoding phosphopyruvate hydratase has translation MLEQEPILIEEITAREILDSRGKPTVEAEVRLSSGAVGLAQVPSGASTGSFEAHELRDDDPKRYGGKGVLKAVDNILDKIEPALLDLDAFDQVGVDTAMINLDGSPNKKNLGANAILAVSLANAKAVAGELGIPLYRYLGGPLSNVLPVPMMNVLNGGSHADNNVDFQEFMIMPVGAETFSEALRWGAEIFACLSKVLKEKNLLSGVGDEGGYAPNLGSNQEALDLLIQAIESAGYKPGEEVALAMDVAASEFYREGQYIYDGSAHSPMEFINYLEELVGKYPIISIEDGLHEDDWDSWKLLTDKLGSKIQLVGDDLFVTNITRLQKGIDLGIANSILIKLNQIGTLTETMQTIELATRKGYRSVISHRSGETEDTTIADLAVATRAGQIKTGSLCRSERVAKYNRLLRIEHELGDRAIYAPKVGLGPL, from the coding sequence ATGTTAGAACAAGAACCGATATTGATTGAAGAAATTACGGCTAGAGAAATTTTAGATTCTCGTGGGAAACCCACAGTAGAGGCAGAAGTTCGCTTATCCAGTGGTGCTGTTGGTTTAGCCCAAGTACCTAGTGGTGCTTCCACAGGTAGTTTTGAGGCTCATGAATTGCGAGATGATGATCCCAAAAGATACGGTGGTAAGGGAGTGCTAAAAGCGGTTGATAATATCCTTGACAAAATTGAACCTGCATTACTTGATCTCGATGCTTTTGATCAAGTGGGTGTTGATACTGCGATGATTAACCTTGATGGTTCTCCTAATAAAAAAAATTTAGGTGCTAATGCTATTTTGGCCGTATCTTTAGCCAATGCCAAGGCGGTAGCTGGAGAGTTAGGTATTCCTTTATATCGTTACTTAGGTGGTCCTTTATCTAACGTCTTACCTGTACCGATGATGAATGTGCTTAATGGCGGTTCTCATGCAGATAATAACGTAGATTTTCAAGAATTTATGATTATGCCTGTGGGTGCGGAGACTTTTTCTGAGGCATTACGTTGGGGGGCGGAGATTTTTGCTTGTTTAAGTAAAGTTCTAAAGGAGAAAAATTTACTTTCTGGGGTTGGAGATGAAGGGGGATATGCACCCAATTTAGGTTCTAATCAAGAGGCTTTAGATTTGTTAATTCAAGCGATCGAATCAGCAGGATATAAACCGGGTGAGGAAGTTGCTTTAGCGATGGATGTTGCCGCTAGTGAGTTTTATAGGGAAGGACAATATATTTATGATGGTTCAGCTCATTCTCCCATGGAATTTATTAATTATTTGGAAGAATTAGTCGGTAAATATCCGATTATTTCCATTGAAGATGGTTTACATGAGGATGATTGGGATAGTTGGAAATTACTTACTGATAAACTTGGTTCTAAAATTCAGTTAGTCGGTGATGATTTATTCGTGACAAATATTACCCGTTTGCAAAAGGGTATTGATTTAGGAATTGCTAATTCTATCCTCATTAAACTTAATCAAATCGGTACTTTAACCGAAACGATGCAAACTATTGAACTAGCTACTCGTAAAGGTTATCGATCGGTTATTAGTCATCGTTCAGGAGAAACTGAAGACACGACGATCGCTGATTTAGCCGTTGCTACCCGTGCAGGACAAATTAAAACTGGTTCTCTGTGTCGTAGTGAAAGAGTCGCTAAGTATAATCGTTTATTGCGTATTGAACACGAATTAGGCGATCGAGCTATTTATGCTCCTAAAGTTGGTTTAGGGCCTCTTTAA